One Thermoanaerobacter pseudethanolicus ATCC 33223 DNA window includes the following coding sequences:
- a CDS encoding HIRAN domain-containing protein: MESIYIAITGCQYYYGTKVLKPGTIVRLEKDLYNDYDDEAISVTLAPLGQVGYVANSVGTVPRGCYSAGRIYDRFGSHAFAVVKFVTKDLAIAEFLEEDFVKVTIKFRLKEKRKKKYKNKT, translated from the coding sequence GTGGAATCTATTTATATTGCAATAACTGGATGTCAATATTATTACGGCACAAAAGTTTTGAAACCAGGCACGATTGTAAGATTAGAAAAGGATTTGTACAATGACTATGATGATGAAGCAATATCTGTTACCCTTGCCCCATTAGGACAAGTAGGATATGTAGCTAATAGTGTTGGAACTGTTCCAAGAGGTTGTTATAGTGCAGGGCGAATTTACGATAGATTTGGGAGTCATGCCTTTGCTGTGGTAAAATTTGTGACAAAGGACCTTGCTATTGCAGAATTTTTAGAAGAGGACTTTGTAAAAGTTACTATAAAGTTCCGACTAAAAGAAAAAAGAAAGAAAAAGTACAAAAATAAAACTTAG
- a CDS encoding patatin-like phospholipase family protein, producing MYGVVLEGGGARGAYQIGVYKALIEEGIEVGGIAGTSVGALNGAVLVQGDFEKAYELWYDISYSKVIKAEDEEIEKLKKGKLEREDILLLVQRLKGIFGDGGLDITPLRNLLQEVIDEDKIRRSGKDFGIVTVSLSDLKPLELYIEDIPQGKLVDYLMASAYLPVFKREKIDGKKYIDGGIYNNLPANLLMDKGYKDLIVIRTGSFGIVRKLDFKGLNVLVISPKEDLGGILDFDKNLSRYNLKLGYFDGLKALKGLKGYKYYIHPEEKEEFFINYLLNLEGEKIKDIKEIFRINQEIPDKRALFEFIIPRLCGILDLKDTADYEEIFLALLENLAETYDVDRFKVYTYAELIEEIKRKVRIEEEEEEGNIIEKIIKKVDVLSLFTKSEVIKELGRIIFS from the coding sequence ATGTATGGAGTAGTATTAGAAGGTGGAGGAGCGAGAGGGGCCTATCAAATAGGAGTTTATAAGGCACTGATAGAGGAAGGAATAGAAGTAGGAGGAATTGCAGGCACTTCTGTAGGCGCTTTAAATGGGGCTGTATTAGTGCAAGGAGATTTTGAAAAGGCTTATGAGCTATGGTATGATATTTCTTATTCCAAAGTCATAAAGGCTGAGGATGAAGAGATAGAGAAATTGAAAAAGGGTAAGCTGGAAAGAGAAGATATCCTTTTATTAGTTCAAAGATTAAAAGGCATCTTTGGAGATGGAGGCTTAGATATAACTCCTTTGAGGAATTTATTACAAGAAGTTATAGATGAAGACAAGATAAGAAGGTCAGGGAAGGATTTTGGCATTGTGACAGTGTCTTTAAGTGATTTAAAGCCGTTGGAATTATACATTGAAGACATTCCTCAAGGGAAATTGGTAGATTATTTGATGGCAAGCGCTTACTTGCCTGTTTTTAAGAGGGAAAAAATTGATGGAAAAAAGTATATTGACGGAGGGATATACAACAATCTTCCTGCTAATTTGCTAATGGACAAGGGATATAAGGACTTGATAGTCATAAGGACAGGAAGCTTTGGAATCGTGAGGAAACTTGATTTTAAAGGCTTAAATGTTTTGGTCATTTCTCCAAAAGAGGATTTAGGAGGGATATTAGATTTTGATAAAAATCTTTCCAGGTATAATCTTAAATTAGGGTACTTTGATGGTCTAAAAGCTTTAAAAGGACTAAAAGGATATAAATATTATATACACCCAGAGGAAAAAGAAGAATTTTTTATAAATTATCTTTTAAACTTAGAAGGGGAGAAAATAAAAGATATAAAGGAGATTTTTAGAATCAATCAAGAAATACCTGACAAAAGGGCTTTGTTTGAATTTATAATACCAAGACTTTGTGGAATCTTGGACTTAAAAGATACTGCTGATTACGAAGAAATATTTTTAGCATTGTTAGAAAATTTAGCAGAAACCTATGATGTAGATAGGTTTAAAGTTTACACCTATGCTGAACTTATAGAAGAAATAAAGAGAAAAGTTAGAATAGAGGAAGAGGAAGAAGAGGGCAATATAATCGAGAAAATAATTAAAAAAGTGGATGTGCTTTCTTTGTTTACAAAAAGTGAAGTCATAAAAGAATTAGGTAGGATTATTTTTAGTTAA
- a CDS encoding YbaK/EbsC family protein produces MLFYVKLVVFKGGVEVSVEAVKEFFKEKGYDIKIKIFEDTSTVEKAAKSLGVTPGEIAKSMLFRLKDKYIMNITAGDRKIDNKKFKDTFKTKAKMASPEEVLEVTGHPVGGVCPYGLKNPIEVYYDVSLKNYEVVYPAAGDTNAAATIKVEDLDKIVEGKWVDVCQ; encoded by the coding sequence ATGCTCTTTTATGTAAAACTTGTGGTATTTAAAGGTGGTGTAGAGGTGTCAGTAGAAGCGGTGAAAGAGTTTTTTAAAGAGAAAGGATATGATATTAAAATAAAAATTTTTGAAGATACAAGCACTGTGGAAAAAGCAGCTAAATCTTTAGGGGTAACTCCTGGGGAAATAGCAAAGTCTATGCTTTTTAGATTAAAAGATAAATATATTATGAATATAACAGCAGGGGATAGAAAAATAGACAATAAAAAATTTAAAGATACTTTTAAAACAAAAGCAAAAATGGCATCCCCAGAAGAAGTGTTAGAAGTTACAGGGCATCCTGTTGGTGGCGTTTGTCCTTATGGGCTGAAAAATCCGATTGAAGTATATTATGATGTGTCTTTAAAAAATTATGAGGTAGTATATCCTGCAGCTGGTGATACAAATGCTGCTGCTACCATAAAAGTCGAAGACCTTGATAAAATAGTAGAAGGAAAATGGGTAGATGTATGCCAATAG
- the rlmD gene encoding 23S rRNA (uracil(1939)-C(5))-methyltransferase RlmD, with protein MRVKRNDIITVEIKDMEFGGFGIVYFEGKKVKIKGALLGQIIKAKVKKVKKDMVEGEIVEVIENSPLEKQSFCPHFGDCGGCIYQNVDYSDQLKIKEDIVKKLLEKEGIRDYEFLGIVKSPKEHGYRNKMEYTFGKDKEGNEVLGLHRKGRFYEVVMTDKCNIVDDDFLKALNLTFDYAIKKGLPFYDKKTHKGFLRHLVVRKASKAGEILLNIVTTTQLEHDFKELIEIYKNVDFESRLVGVLHTQNDSWSDAVVCEKLNVLYGKDYLIEELLGLKFKISAFSFFQTNSYGAEKLYETVREFAGDVSDKIVFDLYSGTGTIGIIMAPMAKKVIGIELVEEAVMSARENAKLNGLENCTFIAGDVSQKLKEIKEKPDVVIVDPPRSGINPKALEDIVKFNAEKIVYVSCNPESLVRDLKTLSEDVYKVKKVKCVDMFPHTYHVETVVLIERK; from the coding sequence ATGAGAGTGAAAAGAAATGATATTATAACAGTTGAGATAAAAGACATGGAATTTGGTGGATTTGGGATAGTCTATTTTGAGGGGAAAAAAGTAAAAATAAAAGGAGCACTTTTGGGGCAAATAATAAAGGCAAAAGTTAAAAAAGTAAAAAAGGATATGGTAGAAGGCGAAATAGTGGAAGTAATAGAGAATTCTCCTTTGGAGAAGCAAAGCTTTTGCCCTCACTTTGGAGATTGTGGTGGTTGTATTTATCAAAATGTTGATTATTCAGATCAACTTAAGATAAAAGAAGATATTGTAAAGAAGCTTCTTGAAAAAGAGGGAATAAGAGATTATGAATTTTTAGGGATTGTGAAAAGTCCTAAAGAGCATGGTTATAGGAATAAAATGGAATATACTTTTGGAAAAGATAAAGAAGGTAATGAGGTGTTAGGACTTCACAGAAAAGGTAGATTTTATGAAGTGGTTATGACAGATAAGTGTAATATTGTTGATGATGACTTTCTCAAAGCTTTAAATCTCACTTTTGATTATGCAATAAAAAAAGGACTACCTTTTTATGATAAAAAAACTCATAAGGGTTTTTTGAGACATTTGGTGGTTCGGAAAGCTTCAAAAGCAGGGGAAATTTTGTTAAATATTGTAACAACAACACAGTTGGAACATGACTTTAAAGAGCTTATTGAGATATATAAAAATGTGGATTTTGAAAGTCGGCTTGTAGGTGTACTACATACTCAAAACGATTCCTGGTCAGATGCTGTAGTATGTGAAAAGTTAAATGTGTTATATGGAAAAGATTATCTTATTGAAGAGCTTTTAGGATTAAAATTTAAAATAAGTGCATTTTCTTTTTTCCAGACCAATTCATATGGTGCAGAAAAACTTTATGAGACGGTGAGGGAATTTGCAGGAGATGTATCTGACAAAATAGTTTTTGATTTGTACTCTGGTACAGGGACCATAGGCATAATTATGGCTCCAATGGCTAAAAAGGTGATTGGGATAGAACTAGTAGAAGAAGCAGTTATGTCAGCAAGAGAGAATGCCAAACTAAACGGCCTTGAAAATTGCACTTTTATTGCCGGTGATGTATCTCAAAAGTTAAAGGAGATAAAAGAAAAACCTGATGTAGTAATTGTAGACCCCCCAAGGTCTGGAATCAATCCAAAAGCGCTTGAAGACATTGTGAAATTTAACGCTGAAAAAATAGTGTATGTTTCGTGTAATCCTGAATCTCTTGTAAGGGATTTAAAAACCCTCAGTGAAGATGTATATAAAGTGAAAAAAGTAAAATGTGTAGACATGTTTCCTCATACCTATCATGTTGAGACGGTAGTTTTAATAGAGAGAAAGTAA
- a CDS encoding homocysteine S-methyltransferase family protein — translation MLDIFKELSNRVIVFDGAMGTQLQERGLKTGECPEYMNITHPEVVFDIHRSYIEAGADVIETNTFGANRIKLAKYGLENEVFNIVTQAVKIAKEASKDKPVALSIGPIGELLTPYGDMTFDEAYDVFKEVVIAAERAGADIVLIETMSDMLEAKAAILAAKENSNMKVICTMTFQEDGRTLMGSDPITVVVSLQGLGLDAIGVNCSTGPDKMVSVVEKMSQVSRIPIIAQPNAGMPVIRDGKTVYDLKPEEFASFFPLLVEKGASIVGGCCGTTPHYIKLVKKAVKDLKPKVKVNKFTAVASNTKTVFIGENYLLRVIGERINPTGKKKLSEAFLAGNVSLAVEEAIKQQKCGAEILDVNVGVPGVNEEELLPKVVSEIQNVVDIPLQIDSTNIKAVEKAIRILRGRPIINSVSAKEESLKEVLPIVKKYGACVVGLTVGDKGLPKDRHERIENAKKIIKKAEEYGIPKEDILIDCIVLTVSSEQEAAIETLEAIKLAKEELGVNTVVGLSNVSFGLPERRLINSTFLAMAASYGLTTAIINPCDEAMMDTLRASMVLLNKDKGSVNYLKIYGNRQKEEGKEKEQQKIQEEDLKSKFYIQILEGKKSGVEDIVKNILEEEVQPLSIVDNIIIPALKEVGDRYEKGIYFLPQLLSSAEVVQSAFKIIKEKLPKGSVSKGKIILATVEGDVHDIGKNIVKVLLENYGYDVIDLGKDVKGEVILEEVKRTGAPLVGLSALMTTTLFNMEKIIKLLKANTDVKIMVGGAVLTEEYAYKIGADYYGKTAQDAVKIADKFFLKNALLCKTCGI, via the coding sequence ATGTTAGACATTTTTAAAGAACTTTCAAATAGAGTGATTGTTTTTGATGGAGCAATGGGGACACAACTTCAAGAGAGGGGTTTAAAAACTGGAGAGTGTCCCGAATATATGAATATAACCCATCCAGAAGTAGTATTTGATATCCACAGGTCCTATATAGAAGCAGGAGCGGATGTGATTGAGACAAATACCTTTGGCGCTAACAGGATAAAATTAGCAAAATATGGACTGGAAAATGAGGTTTTCAATATTGTCACTCAGGCTGTCAAAATTGCCAAAGAAGCTTCCAAAGATAAACCTGTGGCACTTTCTATAGGACCTATTGGAGAACTTTTGACCCCTTATGGAGACATGACTTTTGACGAAGCTTATGATGTTTTTAAAGAAGTAGTTATAGCTGCAGAAAGAGCGGGAGCAGATATTGTTTTAATTGAAACAATGTCAGATATGCTGGAGGCAAAAGCTGCCATTCTTGCTGCTAAAGAGAATTCAAACATGAAAGTTATATGTACAATGACTTTTCAAGAAGATGGAAGGACTCTCATGGGGTCAGACCCTATAACTGTAGTAGTTAGTTTACAAGGGTTAGGATTAGATGCCATTGGCGTTAACTGCTCGACAGGCCCCGATAAAATGGTAAGTGTAGTGGAAAAAATGTCTCAAGTTTCTCGCATACCTATTATTGCACAACCTAATGCAGGTATGCCTGTCATTCGCGACGGCAAAACAGTTTACGACTTAAAACCAGAAGAATTTGCTAGTTTCTTTCCTTTACTTGTTGAAAAAGGCGCTTCTATAGTGGGAGGGTGCTGCGGTACTACTCCTCACTATATAAAACTTGTTAAAAAAGCTGTAAAAGATTTAAAGCCAAAAGTCAAAGTCAACAAATTTACAGCTGTAGCTTCCAATACAAAAACAGTTTTCATAGGTGAAAATTATCTTTTAAGGGTTATAGGGGAACGTATAAATCCTACTGGAAAAAAGAAGTTAAGTGAGGCTTTTTTGGCGGGAAATGTGAGTTTAGCAGTAGAGGAAGCTATAAAACAGCAAAAATGCGGAGCGGAAATATTGGATGTAAATGTGGGAGTTCCTGGGGTAAACGAAGAAGAATTACTTCCTAAAGTAGTTTCTGAAATACAAAATGTGGTAGACATTCCTCTTCAAATAGATAGCACTAATATTAAAGCTGTAGAAAAAGCTATAAGAATTTTAAGAGGTAGACCCATAATCAACTCTGTAAGTGCAAAAGAGGAAAGTTTAAAAGAAGTGCTTCCTATTGTCAAAAAATACGGAGCTTGTGTTGTAGGACTTACTGTAGGAGATAAAGGGCTTCCCAAAGATAGGCATGAAAGAATTGAAAATGCGAAAAAAATTATAAAAAAAGCGGAAGAGTATGGCATACCTAAAGAGGACATATTGATAGATTGTATTGTGCTGACGGTTTCTTCTGAGCAGGAGGCTGCAATTGAGACTTTAGAAGCGATAAAATTGGCTAAAGAAGAGTTAGGAGTAAATACTGTTGTGGGACTTAGCAATGTTTCCTTTGGTTTACCTGAAAGAAGGTTGATAAACTCTACTTTTTTAGCAATGGCAGCATCTTATGGGCTTACTACTGCTATTATAAATCCCTGCGATGAAGCCATGATGGACACTTTGAGGGCTTCAATGGTTTTACTAAACAAAGATAAAGGGAGTGTAAATTATCTAAAAATATATGGTAACAGGCAAAAAGAGGAAGGTAAAGAAAAAGAACAGCAAAAAATTCAGGAAGAAGATTTAAAGTCAAAGTTCTATATCCAAATTTTAGAAGGTAAAAAATCAGGAGTAGAAGATATAGTAAAAAATATTTTGGAGGAGGAAGTTCAACCTCTTTCTATAGTTGATAACATAATAATTCCTGCCTTAAAAGAAGTGGGAGATAGATATGAAAAAGGCATATATTTCTTGCCACAACTTTTGAGCTCTGCAGAAGTGGTGCAAAGCGCTTTTAAGATAATAAAAGAAAAGCTTCCAAAAGGTTCAGTATCTAAAGGCAAAATAATACTTGCTACAGTTGAAGGAGATGTACATGATATAGGAAAAAATATAGTAAAAGTTTTGCTTGAAAACTATGGATATGATGTAATTGACTTAGGAAAAGATGTCAAAGGAGAAGTGATATTAGAGGAAGTAAAGCGAACAGGGGCACCGTTAGTAGGTCTAAGTGCTTTGATGACGACAACTTTGTTTAATATGGAGAAAATTATCAAACTGCTTAAAGCAAATACTGATGTGAAAATAATGGTAGGCGGGGCTGTTTTGACTGAGGAATATGCCTATAAGATTGGAGCAGATTATTACGGAAAAACGGCTCAAGATGCAGTTAAAATTGCTGATAAGTTTTTCTTAAAAAATGCTCTTTTATGTAAAACTTGTGGTATTTAA
- a CDS encoding replication-associated recombination protein A → MEYKQASIFDNEVKKNKPLADRMRPKTLDEFVGQEHLLGKGKLLRELIEKDNITSMILWGPPGVGKTTLAMIIANMTNSKFITFSAVLSGIKEIKEIMAKAELDAMYGTRTVVFIDEIHRFNKAQQDAFLPHVEKGNIILIGATTENPSFEVNSALLSRSKVFVMKPLTEEDLLILLKRALKDEQNGFGMYKIGITDEQLKKIALFANGDARVALNTLEIAVMGAKVIEGERIVTDDILADAMQKKTLLYDKQGEEHYNLISAFHKSLRNSDWDAAVYWLARMLEAGEDPLYIARRMIRFASEDIGLADPQALEMAVAAYNACHYIGIPECSVNLAQVAIYLALAPKSNAVYMAYNKAKKDAEETIAESVPIHLRNAPTKLMKELGYGKGYKYAHDFEEKVTDMQCLPDNLKDRKYYVPTDSGFEKDIQKRLEQISNLKKKGK, encoded by the coding sequence ATGGAATACAAACAAGCATCTATATTTGATAATGAAGTGAAAAAAAATAAACCTTTGGCCGACAGGATGAGACCCAAAACTTTAGATGAGTTTGTAGGTCAAGAACATCTTTTAGGTAAAGGGAAATTACTTAGGGAATTGATTGAAAAGGACAATATTACTTCAATGATTTTGTGGGGGCCGCCAGGGGTAGGTAAAACTACCCTTGCTATGATTATAGCCAATATGACAAATTCTAAATTTATCACCTTTAGTGCTGTTTTATCAGGAATCAAAGAGATAAAGGAGATAATGGCAAAAGCTGAATTGGATGCTATGTATGGAACTAGAACTGTTGTATTTATTGATGAAATTCATCGATTTAATAAAGCCCAGCAGGATGCTTTTTTGCCTCATGTGGAAAAGGGGAATATAATATTAATTGGTGCAACTACTGAAAATCCCTCTTTTGAGGTAAATTCTGCTCTTTTGTCTCGTTCTAAAGTTTTTGTCATGAAACCTCTTACAGAAGAGGATTTACTTATACTGCTTAAAAGAGCGTTAAAAGATGAACAAAATGGATTTGGCATGTACAAAATTGGTATAACAGATGAACAGCTCAAAAAAATTGCACTTTTTGCAAATGGTGATGCAAGGGTTGCTTTAAACACATTAGAAATTGCGGTTATGGGGGCTAAAGTAATTGAAGGGGAAAGAATTGTCACAGATGATATATTAGCTGATGCAATGCAGAAAAAGACTCTGCTTTACGACAAACAAGGAGAAGAACACTATAATTTAATATCTGCTTTTCATAAATCTTTAAGAAATAGCGATTGGGATGCGGCAGTGTATTGGCTTGCAAGGATGTTAGAAGCTGGAGAAGACCCTCTTTATATTGCGAGAAGAATGATACGATTTGCTTCTGAAGATATTGGGCTTGCAGACCCTCAAGCTCTTGAAATGGCTGTTGCAGCTTATAATGCTTGCCATTACATTGGAATTCCTGAGTGTAGTGTAAATCTCGCTCAAGTGGCAATATATTTAGCGTTAGCTCCTAAATCTAATGCGGTATACATGGCATATAATAAAGCGAAAAAAGATGCAGAAGAGACAATTGCTGAAAGTGTGCCTATACACTTAAGAAATGCTCCTACAAAGCTTATGAAAGAATTAGGATATGGCAAAGGGTATAAGTATGCTCACGATTTTGAAGAGAAAGTCACTGATATGCAATGCCTACCGGATAATCTTAAAGACAGGAAATACTATGTACCGACGGATTCTGGTTTTGAGAAGGACATACAAAAGCGATTAGAGCAAATTAGCAACTTAAAAAAGAAAGGAAAATAA
- a CDS encoding manganese catalase family protein: MWVYEKKLQYPAKVCKPDVKMAKYLIAQYGGPDGELAAALRYQTQRFVMPTGKAKAVLTDIATEELAHLEIIATLVFKLLKGVPVEILKREGLGEYYTEHDRGLFYADTTGMLWTAAYIQAKGDAIADLHEDMAAEEKARATYEHLINLTDDPCVKDTLRFLREREIVHFQRFGETLVQVREYMESKKFF, from the coding sequence ATGTGGGTTTATGAAAAGAAACTACAATATCCTGCTAAAGTATGCAAACCAGATGTAAAAATGGCAAAATACCTCATCGCCCAATATGGAGGCCCTGATGGAGAATTGGCAGCCGCTTTAAGATATCAAACTCAGCGATTCGTCATGCCTACAGGAAAAGCAAAAGCAGTTTTGACAGACATTGCTACAGAAGAATTAGCACACCTTGAAATAATAGCAACTCTTGTTTTCAAGCTTTTAAAGGGAGTACCAGTAGAAATATTAAAAAGAGAAGGATTAGGGGAATACTATACAGAACATGATAGAGGCCTATTCTATGCAGATACAACAGGAATGTTATGGACCGCCGCCTATATCCAGGCTAAAGGAGATGCAATCGCTGATCTACACGAAGATATGGCAGCCGAAGAAAAAGCAAGAGCAACTTATGAACATTTAATAAATCTCACAGATGACCCTTGTGTAAAAGATACTCTAAGGTTTTTGAGAGAAAGGGAGATTGTACACTTTCAAAGATTTGGAGAAACTTTAGTACAGGTAAGAGAATATATGGAAAGTAAAAAATTCTTTTAA
- a CDS encoding spore coat protein CotJB: MDGNQISMLKKIMEIEFTCIDLNLYLDTHPEDQKALQDYNYYSNQLSMLKQQYEQFYGPLMVFGHSQSQYPWKWVDDPWPWEIEY; encoded by the coding sequence ATGGATGGCAATCAAATATCTATGCTTAAGAAAATCATGGAAATAGAGTTTACCTGCATAGATTTGAATCTATATTTAGACACTCATCCCGAGGACCAAAAAGCTCTTCAAGACTACAACTATTATTCTAATCAATTGTCTATGCTAAAACAGCAATATGAACAATTTTACGGGCCCTTGATGGTTTTTGGTCATTCACAAAGTCAATATCCTTGGAAATGGGTAGATGACCCATGGCCTTGGGAAATAGAATATTGA
- a CDS encoding glycerol-3-phosphate acyltransferase produces the protein MIILLSILEFGCGSLMFSYWMGLMLGKRLEEVRDGNPGAFNLGHAAGFKMGVVGATFDFMKGYFPLVYFLEKGYVTGNAIAIVAIAPILGHAFSPFLKFKGGKALATTFGVWSAITRFKASLTYAVILGILKLGERRYNRGKPSIPEIDAVLDLVGFGILGGLLFLSSVESYLLLLWMLNFAVLLYKRKNDMNIVLKAKMVK, from the coding sequence ATGATTATTCTGCTCAGTATATTGGAGTTTGGCTGTGGTTCATTGATGTTTTCATATTGGATGGGGCTTATGCTGGGAAAAAGATTAGAAGAAGTGAGGGATGGAAATCCCGGAGCTTTCAACTTAGGTCATGCAGCAGGCTTTAAAATGGGAGTCGTTGGCGCTACTTTTGATTTTATGAAGGGCTATTTTCCGCTGGTGTATTTTCTTGAAAAAGGGTATGTTACAGGAAATGCTATTGCAATTGTGGCAATAGCTCCTATTTTAGGCCACGCTTTTTCACCCTTTTTAAAATTTAAAGGGGGCAAAGCATTAGCCACTACTTTTGGAGTGTGGAGTGCCATTACTCGTTTTAAAGCTTCTTTGACCTATGCTGTCATTTTAGGTATTTTAAAATTAGGTGAGAGGCGGTATAATAGAGGAAAGCCTTCTATACCTGAAATAGATGCTGTATTAGACCTTGTAGGTTTTGGTATTCTAGGTGGGCTGTTGTTTTTGAGTAGTGTTGAAAGTTATTTACTTTTACTGTGGATGCTCAACTTTGCTGTGCTTTTATATAAAAGAAAGAATGATATGAATATTGTTTTAAAGGCCAAAATGGTAAAATAA
- a CDS encoding glycosyltransferase, with amino-acid sequence MTVLILSIIGVISGFILFSRVIIKNGVQHYTGNVRVSVIIPARNEEKNLPYLLDSLQKQTYKPYEIIVVDDFSEDYTSEIAKTFGAKVIKNRELPKGWTGKNWALWNGFLESSGDVLIFLDADVRLSPFAVESLLKEQVKVGGAISVIPYHYTDKFYERLALITNILGIFAFTSPFERKSPKGLYGSCIVVDRENYEKVKGHYSVKGELLDDLNLGKKFSDAKINIKNFIGYDLVSFRMYPYGIISEIQGFSKGAILSANTLSFGTIFLIVLWLLGLVLVGFITPFLVFSHSPIAIFYEIGYLFYTLQILYFTKYTGRFGIFIPIFHFISTAFFILVTLHSFYQVAFKKKVLWKGREISVERRNNV; translated from the coding sequence ATGACTGTTTTGATTTTATCAATTATAGGAGTTATTAGTGGTTTTATATTATTTTCACGAGTTATTATTAAAAATGGTGTTCAACATTATACTGGTAATGTAAGGGTTTCTGTAATTATTCCTGCTAGAAATGAAGAAAAAAATTTACCATATCTTCTCGATAGTCTACAAAAACAAACTTATAAGCCTTATGAAATAATTGTAGTTGATGATTTTTCTGAGGATTATACAAGCGAAATAGCTAAAACTTTTGGAGCTAAAGTGATAAAAAATAGGGAATTACCCAAAGGATGGACAGGGAAAAATTGGGCTTTGTGGAATGGCTTTTTGGAGTCTAGTGGAGATGTACTTATTTTCCTTGATGCAGATGTGAGACTATCTCCTTTTGCAGTAGAGTCTCTTCTTAAGGAACAGGTGAAAGTTGGGGGAGCAATATCTGTAATTCCTTATCATTACACAGATAAGTTTTATGAAAGGCTTGCTCTTATAACTAATATTTTAGGGATATTTGCTTTTACTTCTCCTTTTGAAAGAAAAAGTCCAAAAGGCTTATATGGATCATGTATAGTAGTGGATAGGGAGAATTATGAGAAAGTTAAAGGGCACTATAGTGTAAAGGGAGAGCTATTAGATGACCTTAATTTAGGTAAAAAGTTCTCAGATGCCAAAATTAACATTAAAAATTTTATTGGATATGACCTTGTCTCTTTTAGGATGTACCCTTATGGTATTATAAGCGAAATACAGGGATTTAGCAAAGGAGCAATTTTGAGTGCAAATACTTTAAGTTTTGGAACGATTTTCTTGATAGTTTTATGGCTTTTAGGACTTGTATTAGTGGGATTTATAACTCCTTTTTTGGTTTTTTCTCATTCGCCTATTGCTATTTTTTACGAAATTGGCTATCTTTTTTATACTCTGCAAATACTATATTTTACAAAGTATACAGGAAGATTTGGTATATTTATTCCTATTTTTCATTTTATTTCGACAGCCTTTTTTATACTAGTAACTTTACATTCCTTTTATCAGGTGGCATTTAAGAAAAAAGTTTTATGGAAGGGTAGGGAAATAAGTGTAGAAAGAAGGAATAATGTATGA
- a CDS encoding spore coat associated protein CotJA produces MYDYNPYVQDYAFPSLKLAQAYVPLQKYVSLYPPEEAIKKGTVFPELDMPYVGEKMR; encoded by the coding sequence ATGTACGACTATAATCCTTATGTGCAGGATTATGCTTTTCCTTCTCTAAAGCTTGCACAGGCTTATGTGCCTTTACAGAAGTATGTATCTCTTTATCCTCCGGAAGAAGCCATTAAAAAAGGCACTGTCTTTCCTGAACTTGATATGCCTTATGTAGGCGAAAAAATGAGGTGA
- a CDS encoding carboxymuconolactone decarboxylase family protein yields the protein MSEEKANRIYDVKTFYKFVEDLLTHGGQPKPSKKVKLSKDFMERIMLAVTQVNGCPYCSYFHAKEALKSGMSKEEIKNLLNGEFGDVPEDQVVALMFAEHYAETAGHPDPDAYKRLLETYGEDYTYSIMNAIRAIMVGNTHGNAFHALRRRLGGKPLPNSTLGNELGVVFGIFVFVPVILIKQLFRRKN from the coding sequence GTGTCAGAAGAAAAGGCAAATAGAATATACGATGTAAAAACATTTTATAAGTTTGTAGAAGATTTATTGACCCATGGAGGGCAGCCTAAACCTTCTAAAAAAGTGAAGTTAAGCAAAGATTTTATGGAAAGGATTATGCTGGCGGTAACACAAGTGAATGGTTGCCCCTATTGCAGTTATTTTCACGCCAAAGAGGCTTTGAAGTCAGGCATGTCAAAGGAAGAGATAAAAAATTTGTTAAATGGAGAATTTGGAGATGTTCCGGAAGACCAAGTGGTAGCTTTAATGTTTGCTGAGCATTATGCTGAGACTGCAGGACATCCTGATCCAGATGCCTATAAAAGACTTTTGGAGACTTATGGAGAGGACTATACTTATAGCATTATGAACGCTATAAGAGCTATTATGGTAGGTAATACTCATGGCAATGCTTTTCATGCTTTAAGAAGAAGATTAGGAGGTAAACCTCTTCCTAACAGCACATTGGGAAATGAATTAGGAGTAGTGTTTGGCATATTTGTATTTGTACCGGTCATACTAATTAAACAGCTTTTTAGAAGAAAGAATTAG